In Hyla sarda isolate aHylSar1 chromosome 9, aHylSar1.hap1, whole genome shotgun sequence, the following proteins share a genomic window:
- the POU3F4 gene encoding POU domain, class 3, transcription factor 4, whose protein sequence is MATAASNPYSILSTTSLVHADSAGMQQGSPFRNPQKLLQSDYLQGVPSNGHPLGHHWMSSLGDGNPWASSLASSPLDQQDIKPGREDLQLGTIIHHRSPHVSHHSPHTNHPNAWGASPVHNPSLTSSGQAINVYSQPGFTVSGMLDHGGLTPPPQTVTTQSLHPVLRGDTTDHGDLSSHHCQDHSDEETPTSDELEQFAKQFKQRRIKLGFTQADVGLALGTLYGNVFSQTTICRFEALQLSFKNMCKLKPLLNKWLEEADSSTGSPTSIDKIAAQGRKRKKRTSIEVSVKGVLETHFLKCPKPAAQEISSLADSLQLEKEVVRVWFCNRRQKEKRMTPPGDPQPHEVFSHNVKTDPSCHDL, encoded by the coding sequence ATGGCCACAGCTGCTTCTAATCCCTACAGCATTCTGAGCACCACATCCCTGGTCCATGCAGATTCAGCGGGTATGCAGCAAGGGAGTCCCTTCAGGAACCCACAGAAACTGCTCCAAAGTGACTACCTGCAGGGGGTGCCCAGCAATGGCCACCCATTGGGACACCACTGGATGAGCAGCCTAGGAGATGGCAACCCTTGGGCTTCGAGTTTGGCCAGCAGCCCCTTGGACCAGCAGGACATTAAACCAGGCAGAGAAGACCTTCAGCTGGGCACCATCATCCATCACAGGTCACCCCATGTCAGCCATCACTCACCCCATACCAACCACCCCAATGCCTGGGGAGCCAGCCCAGTCCATAACCCATCGCTCACCTCCAGTGGACAGGCTATAAATGTCTACTCCCAGCCGGGCTTCACGGTCAGTGGCATGTTGGACCATGGTGGGCTCACTCCTCCTCCACAGACGGTGACCACCCAGAGCTTGCACCCAGTGCTTAGAGGGGACACGACCGACCATGGAGACCTGAGCTCCCACCACTGCCAGGACCATTCCGACGAGGAGACCCCGACCTCAGATGAATTGGAACAGTTTGCCAAACAGTTTAAACAAAGACGCATCAAACTGGGCTTCACCCAAGCAGATGTTGGCTTGGCACTGGGCACCCTGTATGGCAATGTCTTCTCCCAGACCACCATCTGCAGGTTCGAGGCGCTGCAGCTCAGCTTTAAGAACATGTGCAAACTAAAGCCACTGCTGAACAAGTGGCTGGAGGAAGCGGACTCATCCACAGGGAGCCCCACCAGCATCGACAAAATAGCTGCCCAGGGCAGGAAAAGGAAGAAGAGGACCTCCATAGAGGTGAGTGTCAAGGGGGTCCTGGAGACCCACTTTCTGAAATGCCCCAAACCAGCCGCCCAGGAGATCTCCTCCCTGGCAGACAGTCTACAGCTGGAGAAAGAAGTGGTCCGGGTCTGGTTTTGTAACAGAAGACAAAAGGAGAAAAGGATGACCCCACCGGGGGACCCCCAACCCCACGAGGTCTTCTCCCACAATGTCAAAACAGACCCCTCCTGTCACGACCTCTGA